The Streptomyces sp. NBC_01353 genome contains a region encoding:
- a CDS encoding MMPL family transporter, with translation MLSKALLRLGASAARHPWRVIAAWLIAATLAVLAAVAFGGRTADSLTAPGLDSQRAAELIERAGTGQEGMTAQVVVTPLDGGATFFDDDSARTALTRLQTEVKRLPHVLGTSDPAGALDTGGDTSVRGGLVSADGRIAVVRVQYPDQSRLSAEDLDALVDLGDRLRAELPLRIEMGGNLFYAFSDPDGGASELIGLLAAAAILFLAFGSLVAAALPIGMAVFGLTVGVATMTVLAGVTEVPTFAPVLGSMVGLGVGIDYALFVLARHREYLARGLDPQAAAGRAVATAGRAVVFAGGTVVVSILGLAVANVPFMTVGGLAVSIIVLTMVLASVTLLPAFLGAAGPRLARAGRIGRALQTRKLGRLARRRDPAAGAAHAAGWRRWIGHVSRHPVPYAVGAAGLLLTATLPVLGLRVGLPDDGSLPHSRTERRAYDLVAEGFGPGTNGPLVIAADPTGDPGVLDRLVATVAADPGIASVAPTHIDGATGIATLVVFPTTSPQDKATADTIARLRTDVLPTAIGHGPARAHVGGAAASLSDVGQRTSQRLPVFVAAVLAMSFLLLMLVFRSILVPLKAVLLNLLSIGAAYGIMVAVFQWGWGGALIGLEATVPIVSFIPMFLFAILFGLSMDYEVFLLSRVREEYLRTGDNATAIVEGVSGTARIITSAALIMVAVFLSFAVAEDPSTKMFGLGLATAIFIDATVVRMVLVPATMTLLGRINWWLPKWLDWMLPRGPVGTDDTDAESTGEAPRPRLVDR, from the coding sequence ATGCTCTCGAAAGCCCTGTTGCGCCTGGGCGCAAGCGCCGCCCGCCATCCCTGGCGGGTGATCGCGGCATGGCTGATCGCCGCTACGCTCGCCGTCCTCGCCGCCGTCGCCTTCGGCGGGCGGACCGCGGACTCGTTGACCGCTCCGGGACTGGACTCCCAACGGGCCGCGGAACTGATCGAGCGGGCCGGCACCGGCCAGGAGGGGATGACCGCCCAAGTGGTCGTCACCCCCCTCGACGGCGGTGCGACGTTCTTCGACGACGACAGCGCGCGCACCGCTCTCACGCGGCTGCAGACCGAGGTGAAGCGGCTGCCGCACGTGCTCGGCACGAGCGACCCGGCGGGGGCGCTCGACACGGGCGGGGACACCTCCGTGCGCGGCGGCCTCGTTTCGGCCGACGGGCGGATCGCGGTCGTCCGGGTGCAGTACCCCGACCAGAGCCGGCTGTCGGCCGAAGACCTCGACGCCCTCGTCGATCTCGGCGACCGGCTGCGCGCCGAGCTGCCGCTGCGCATCGAGATGGGCGGGAACCTCTTCTACGCCTTCTCCGACCCCGACGGCGGCGCGAGCGAGCTGATCGGCCTCCTCGCCGCCGCCGCGATCCTGTTTCTGGCGTTCGGTTCGCTCGTCGCCGCCGCGCTGCCGATCGGTATGGCGGTCTTCGGGCTGACCGTCGGGGTCGCCACGATGACGGTACTGGCGGGGGTGACAGAGGTCCCCACCTTCGCACCGGTCCTGGGCAGCATGGTCGGGCTCGGAGTGGGCATCGACTACGCCCTGTTCGTGCTCGCCAGGCACCGGGAGTACCTCGCGCGCGGGCTCGATCCGCAGGCGGCGGCCGGACGAGCGGTGGCAACGGCGGGGCGGGCGGTGGTCTTCGCCGGCGGCACCGTCGTCGTGTCGATCCTCGGCCTGGCGGTCGCGAACGTGCCGTTCATGACGGTGGGTGGGCTCGCCGTCTCGATCATCGTCCTGACGATGGTGCTCGCGTCGGTGACGCTGCTGCCGGCCTTCCTCGGCGCGGCGGGCCCGCGCCTGGCCCGGGCCGGCCGGATCGGCCGGGCTCTGCAGACCAGGAAGCTGGGCCGACTCGCACGGCGGCGGGACCCGGCGGCAGGCGCCGCCCACGCCGCCGGGTGGCGTCGCTGGATCGGGCACGTCAGTCGGCACCCGGTGCCGTACGCGGTCGGCGCGGCGGGGCTGCTGCTGACCGCGACGCTGCCCGTGCTCGGCCTGCGCGTCGGCCTGCCCGACGACGGCTCACTGCCCCACAGCCGTACCGAGCGCCGGGCCTACGACCTCGTCGCCGAGGGGTTCGGCCCGGGCACCAACGGTCCCCTCGTCATCGCCGCGGACCCCACCGGTGATCCGGGAGTGCTGGACCGACTCGTCGCAACGGTCGCGGCGGATCCGGGCATCGCATCCGTCGCGCCGACGCACATCGATGGGGCCACCGGCATCGCGACCCTCGTGGTGTTCCCGACCACCAGCCCTCAGGACAAGGCCACGGCCGACACCATCGCCCGGCTGCGCACCGACGTGCTGCCCACGGCGATCGGGCACGGCCCGGCCAGGGCCCACGTCGGCGGCGCCGCCGCGAGCCTGTCCGATGTGGGCCAACGCACCAGCCAACGCCTGCCGGTGTTCGTCGCCGCCGTGCTGGCGATGTCGTTCCTGCTGCTGATGCTGGTCTTCCGCTCGATACTCGTACCGCTCAAGGCGGTACTGCTGAATCTGCTGAGCATCGGCGCGGCCTACGGCATCATGGTCGCGGTCTTCCAGTGGGGCTGGGGAGGCGCACTCATCGGGCTGGAAGCGACGGTTCCGATCGTGTCGTTCATCCCGATGTTCCTCTTCGCCATCCTGTTCGGCCTGTCGATGGACTACGAGGTGTTCCTCCTCTCCCGCGTACGCGAGGAGTACCTGCGCACCGGCGACAACGCCACGGCGATCGTTGAGGGCGTCTCGGGCACCGCCCGGATCATCACCTCGGCCGCCCTCATCATGGTGGCGGTCTTCCTGTCCTTCGCCGTCGCCGAGGACCCCTCCACCAAAATGTTCGGGCTCGGCCTGGCCACCGCGATCTTCATCGACGCCACGGTCGTACGCATGGTGCTGGTACCGGCGACCATGACACTCCTCGGCCGGATCAACTGGTGGCTGCCGAAGTGGCTGGACTGGATGCTTCCCCGCGGCCCGGTCGGCACCGACGACACCGACGCGGAATCCACGGGTGAGGCCCCGCGTCCACGGCTGGTTGACCGTTGA
- a CDS encoding FAD-binding protein: MTGLEVTTDVLVVGGGPAATWAALKAAQAGADVVLADKGYCGTSGATASSGTGVWYVPPEPAAREAAMASREALGGFLADRRWMARVLDQTYAGMNELAAAGRYPFPAGPDGKQLRNGLQGPEYMRRMRIRVQRAGACILDHSPVTELLTDSSGAVAGARGHQRQAGQPYRVRAGAVVLATGGCAFLSGALGCNVNTGDGALFAAEAGAELSGMEFSNAYGIAPEGTSVTKTAFYSFATFYREDDTVLEGAASQGGRSVIARTLLSEKVYCRLDRADSAARQAMRLAQPNFFLTFDRLGIDPFTQRFAVTLLAEGTVRGTGGIRIAGDDCSTTVPGLYAAGDAATRELICGGFTGGGSHNAAWAISSGTWAGQGAARHALALGVRAGTRRLAAAGGAGLRPTGTPGPADGFQDVVTAVQAEVLPYEKNYLRHGEQLTASLRVLDSVWQDLRATLHAEGGDVLRARQASAMAAHARWMYAAALARTETRGMAKRLDFPTQDPRQHHRIVTGGLDRVWTRPEPLTTTPDVPMEVAS; encoded by the coding sequence ATGACCGGGCTCGAAGTCACCACGGACGTCCTGGTGGTCGGCGGCGGGCCCGCGGCGACGTGGGCCGCGCTCAAGGCGGCCCAGGCCGGGGCGGACGTGGTCCTCGCCGACAAGGGCTATTGCGGCACGAGCGGTGCGACCGCATCGAGTGGCACCGGAGTCTGGTACGTCCCGCCGGAGCCCGCCGCGCGCGAGGCCGCCATGGCGAGCCGGGAGGCACTGGGCGGGTTTCTCGCCGACCGGCGCTGGATGGCGCGGGTGCTGGACCAGACGTACGCGGGCATGAACGAGCTGGCGGCGGCCGGGCGCTATCCCTTCCCGGCAGGGCCGGACGGAAAGCAGCTCAGGAACGGCTTGCAGGGGCCGGAGTACATGCGCAGGATGCGGATCCGCGTCCAGCGGGCCGGGGCGTGCATCCTCGACCACAGCCCGGTCACCGAGCTGCTCACCGATTCCTCCGGGGCCGTCGCCGGAGCCAGGGGACACCAGCGCCAGGCCGGGCAGCCGTACCGGGTGCGCGCCGGAGCGGTCGTTCTGGCCACTGGCGGCTGCGCGTTCCTCAGCGGTGCGCTGGGCTGCAACGTCAACACCGGCGACGGCGCGCTGTTCGCCGCCGAAGCGGGCGCGGAACTGTCTGGCATGGAGTTCTCCAACGCCTACGGCATCGCGCCCGAGGGCACCTCCGTCACCAAGACGGCGTTCTACTCCTTTGCGACCTTCTACCGCGAGGACGACACGGTCCTGGAAGGCGCGGCCAGCCAGGGCGGCCGGTCCGTGATCGCGAGGACGCTGCTCAGCGAGAAGGTGTACTGCCGCCTGGACCGGGCGGACTCGGCCGCCCGGCAGGCGATGCGGCTGGCGCAGCCGAACTTCTTCCTCACCTTCGACCGGCTCGGCATCGACCCCTTCACGCAGCGCTTCGCCGTCACACTGCTCGCTGAGGGCACCGTGCGCGGCACCGGCGGCATCCGCATCGCCGGCGACGACTGCTCCACCACCGTCCCGGGGCTGTACGCGGCCGGGGACGCCGCCACCCGTGAGCTGATCTGTGGTGGCTTCACCGGTGGTGGCAGCCACAACGCCGCGTGGGCCATCTCCTCCGGCACGTGGGCAGGTCAAGGCGCGGCCCGCCACGCCCTCGCGCTCGGCGTCCGTGCCGGTACGAGGCGCCTCGCGGCCGCGGGCGGAGCCGGGCTCCGGCCGACCGGCACTCCCGGCCCCGCCGACGGATTCCAGGACGTCGTCACCGCGGTCCAGGCCGAAGTGCTGCCGTACGAGAAGAACTATCTGCGCCACGGCGAGCAGCTCACCGCCTCACTGCGGGTGCTCGACAGCGTCTGGCAGGACCTGCGCGCCACGCTGCACGCCGAGGGCGGGGATGTGCTGCGGGCCCGGCAGGCGTCGGCGATGGCGGCGCACGCCCGCTGGATGTACGCCGCGGCGCTCGCCCGCACCGAGACCCGCGGCATGGCCAAGCGACTCGACTTCCCGACGCAGGATCCCCGGCAGCACCACCGCATCGTCACAGGCGGCCTCGACCGGGTGTGGACCCGGCCCGAGCCCCTGACAACCACACCGGACGTACCAATGGAGGTGGCTTCGTGA
- a CDS encoding LLM class flavin-dependent oxidoreductase, whose translation MTATSPRRLHLNAFLMNAGHHDAAWRHPRTQPERVTDLRYFQQLAQTAERGLLDSVFLADGLALWGNARYNALGGFEPLTLLSALAAVTEHVGLIATVSTTFNEPFHTARKFASLDHISGGRAGWNIVTSGTVNEARNFGQDEHLEHRLRYERAREFVEVATKLWDSWEDDAILLDRERGVYADTDRVREINHRGESFGVQGPLNVPRSPQGYPLLVQAGSSEDGKEFAAQYAEAVFTAQQCLADGQAFYKDLKSRLARHGRAEDQLLVLPGIAPVIGSTEAEARELERELTELQIPEYGLAQLSGMLGTDLTGLPLDGPLPELPEERDINGNKSRFTLVAELGRRDGLTLRELIARLGAGRGHQVLAGTPEQIADQIQEWFTHGAADGFNIMPPHLPGGLEDFVDHVVPILQRRGLFRTEYTGRTLREHYGLTRPANRLAAAAAAEGRHA comes from the coding sequence ATGACCGCGACCAGCCCACGCCGACTGCATCTCAACGCCTTTCTGATGAACGCCGGCCATCATGACGCCGCCTGGCGCCACCCCCGTACCCAGCCCGAGCGGGTCACCGATCTGCGCTACTTCCAGCAGCTCGCCCAGACCGCCGAACGCGGTCTGCTCGACTCGGTGTTCCTCGCCGATGGTCTCGCCCTATGGGGTAACGCCCGGTACAACGCGCTCGGCGGCTTCGAGCCGCTCACCCTGCTTTCCGCGCTGGCGGCGGTCACCGAGCACGTCGGACTGATCGCCACCGTGTCCACCACCTTCAACGAGCCCTTCCATACGGCCCGCAAGTTCGCCTCTCTGGACCACATCAGCGGCGGCCGGGCCGGCTGGAACATCGTCACCTCCGGCACCGTGAACGAGGCCCGCAACTTCGGCCAGGACGAGCACCTGGAGCACCGGTTGCGCTACGAGCGGGCTCGGGAGTTCGTCGAAGTCGCCACCAAACTGTGGGACAGCTGGGAGGACGACGCGATCCTGCTCGACCGGGAGCGCGGTGTCTACGCGGACACCGACCGGGTGCGGGAGATCAATCACCGCGGGGAGTCATTCGGGGTGCAGGGTCCGCTGAACGTTCCGCGCAGTCCGCAGGGCTACCCGCTGCTGGTCCAGGCCGGTTCGTCGGAGGACGGCAAGGAGTTCGCCGCCCAGTACGCCGAGGCCGTGTTCACCGCCCAGCAGTGCCTGGCCGACGGCCAGGCCTTCTACAAGGACCTCAAGTCCCGGCTTGCGCGTCACGGCCGCGCCGAGGACCAGCTGCTCGTACTTCCCGGTATCGCCCCCGTCATCGGCTCGACCGAGGCCGAGGCACGCGAGCTGGAGCGGGAGCTCACGGAGCTGCAGATCCCCGAGTACGGGCTCGCCCAGCTGTCCGGGATGCTCGGCACCGACCTGACAGGGCTACCGCTGGACGGGCCACTGCCCGAGCTGCCAGAGGAGCGGGACATCAACGGCAACAAGAGCCGCTTCACGCTTGTCGCCGAACTGGGCCGCCGCGACGGCCTCACCTTGCGCGAGCTCATCGCCCGCCTCGGTGCCGGCCGCGGCCACCAGGTGCTCGCCGGTACCCCCGAGCAGATTGCCGACCAGATCCAGGAGTGGTTCACCCACGGCGCCGCCGACGGCTTCAACATCATGCCGCCCCATCTGCCGGGCGGCCTGGAGGACTTCGTCGACCACGTCGTACCGATCCTGCAGCGCCGCGGCCTGTTCCGCACCGAATACACAGGCCGCACCCTGCGCGAACACTACGGCCTGACGCGCCCCGCCAACCGGCTGGCCGCGGCGGCCGCGGCAGAGGGACGGCACGCATGA
- a CDS encoding ABC transporter ATP-binding protein — MPASTTLKIVFEGVRKVFKVKDSTAKGGSGTGKATEFTAVDGIDLEIAAGEFVVLVGPSGCGKSTLLDLLGGLARPTGGQILLDGEPVTGPGLNRGIVFQQYALLPWRTAQGNVEFGLEAIGVPRRERVARAREFLDLVGLSGFESRHPHELSGGMRQRVAIARSLAYDPDVLLMDEPFAALDAQTRESLQDELLRIWQRTGKTVVFITHSIDEAVYLGQRVAVMTSRPGRIKQIVPVALDSRTSTDDIRSSSEFAHHRHEIWSLLHEEVARAQQLEKEEASV, encoded by the coding sequence ATGCCGGCATCCACCACACTCAAGATCGTGTTCGAGGGCGTACGGAAGGTCTTCAAGGTCAAGGACTCGACAGCGAAGGGAGGTTCGGGCACAGGAAAGGCCACGGAGTTCACGGCCGTCGACGGCATCGACCTGGAGATAGCGGCGGGCGAGTTCGTCGTCCTGGTCGGCCCCAGCGGCTGCGGCAAGTCGACACTGCTGGATCTCCTCGGCGGCCTTGCCCGGCCCACCGGTGGACAAATCCTGCTGGACGGCGAACCCGTCACCGGTCCCGGCCTGAACCGCGGCATCGTCTTCCAGCAGTACGCCCTGCTGCCCTGGCGCACAGCGCAGGGAAATGTCGAGTTCGGCCTGGAGGCCATCGGCGTACCACGCCGCGAACGGGTCGCACGGGCCCGGGAGTTCCTGGACCTTGTCGGCCTGTCCGGGTTCGAGAGCCGGCATCCGCATGAGCTGTCGGGCGGAATGCGGCAGCGGGTGGCGATCGCCCGCAGCCTCGCCTACGACCCGGACGTGCTGCTCATGGACGAGCCATTCGCCGCGCTGGACGCCCAGACTCGTGAGTCGTTGCAGGACGAACTGCTCCGCATCTGGCAGCGCACCGGAAAGACCGTCGTCTTCATCACGCACAGCATCGACGAAGCCGTCTACCTGGGACAGCGCGTCGCCGTCATGACGTCCAGGCCGGGCCGAATCAAGCAGATCGTGCCCGTCGCCCTCGACTCCCGCACCAGCACCGACGACATCCGTTCCAGCTCCGAGTTCGCACACCACCGGCACGAGATCTGGTCGCTGCTCCACGAAGAAGTGGCCAGAGCCCAGCAGTTGGAGAAGGAGGAGGCTTCCGTATGA
- a CDS encoding TauD/TfdA family dioxygenase has protein sequence MTTSTGFDIRRIGGRIGAEILGVDLGAELDPAVVTEINSALLEHKALVFRDQQLDDAGQLRFASLFGELTTAHPTVPSVDGQPQILPVDGDEGIRANHWHTDVTFVRTPPKASTLRSIVVPPYGGNTLIANAGAAYRDLPEPLRGLADKLWAVHTNAYDYAAPRSEKAAEHRKRFVSRKYRTAHPVVRVHPETGERGLFVGGFAQSIIGLDPSDSRDLLRIFQSHVTRPENIVRVAWRPGDLVLFDNRITQHYAPDDYGDLPRLLHRVTVAGDVPAGVDGILSYVIEGDDAAHYTPAAG, from the coding sequence ATGACCACCAGCACCGGCTTCGACATCCGCAGGATCGGCGGCCGTATCGGCGCAGAGATCCTCGGCGTGGACCTCGGCGCCGAACTCGACCCCGCCGTCGTCACCGAGATCAACTCCGCGCTCCTGGAACACAAGGCGCTCGTCTTCCGCGACCAGCAGCTCGACGACGCGGGCCAGCTCCGCTTCGCCTCCCTCTTCGGCGAGCTCACCACCGCGCACCCCACCGTGCCGTCCGTCGACGGCCAGCCCCAGATCCTGCCCGTCGACGGCGACGAGGGCATCCGCGCCAACCACTGGCACACGGATGTCACCTTCGTCCGTACGCCGCCGAAGGCATCCACACTGCGCAGCATCGTTGTCCCGCCCTACGGCGGCAACACCCTCATCGCCAACGCGGGCGCCGCGTACCGGGATCTGCCCGAGCCGCTGCGCGGGCTGGCCGACAAGCTATGGGCGGTACACACCAACGCCTACGACTACGCGGCCCCGAGGAGCGAGAAGGCTGCCGAGCACCGTAAGCGGTTCGTCTCCCGGAAGTACCGCACCGCCCACCCGGTCGTCCGGGTCCACCCCGAGACCGGGGAGCGCGGGCTGTTCGTCGGAGGCTTCGCCCAGAGCATCATCGGCCTCGACCCCTCCGACTCCCGCGACCTGCTGCGCATCTTCCAGTCGCACGTCACCCGCCCCGAGAACATCGTGCGCGTGGCGTGGAGGCCGGGCGACCTCGTCCTGTTCGACAACCGCATCACCCAGCACTACGCCCCCGACGACTACGGCGACCTGCCGCGCCTCCTGCACCGGGTGACCGTCGCGGGGGATGTCCCGGCCGGTGTCGACGGCATACTCAGCTACGTCATCGAGGGCGACGACGCCGCCCACTACACGCCGGCGGCGGGCTGA
- a CDS encoding ABC transporter permease, producing the protein MSLTTGTSTEETHSPGPASLAEGIHTPSLSSAVPPSVPSPQPRRAPDRKARVHRAAHRLLSLLAAGATNSAAIVALLLLWETAPRLGLVDRTFLPPFSEVAAAWWALAADGQLADNTYASLVRSFSGFGLALAVAVPLGLLIGWYRPVAALLGPLLEVFRSTAALALLPVFVLLLGIGETSKISIVVYACTWPILLNTISAVRHVDPTLLKLAKSMDLSTPRLFQKVILPSAVPVMFTGVRLAGAVSILVLVAAEMIGAKAGLGYLINASQYNFAIPQMYAGIITISAIGVTFNQLLVAVERRLSSWRVSADD; encoded by the coding sequence ATGAGCCTCACGACCGGCACGTCCACCGAAGAGACTCACTCACCGGGACCGGCGAGCCTCGCCGAAGGCATCCACACCCCCTCCCTCTCCTCGGCGGTGCCACCTTCGGTACCCTCTCCGCAGCCGCGCCGAGCCCCCGATCGAAAGGCCCGTGTCCACCGGGCGGCCCACCGACTGCTGTCCCTCCTGGCGGCCGGGGCCACCAATTCCGCGGCGATCGTGGCTCTGCTGCTGCTGTGGGAGACCGCGCCACGGCTCGGACTGGTCGACCGGACCTTCCTGCCGCCGTTCAGTGAGGTCGCTGCCGCCTGGTGGGCGCTGGCGGCCGACGGTCAACTCGCCGACAACACCTACGCCAGCCTGGTGCGCTCTTTCAGCGGATTCGGTCTGGCCCTGGCCGTCGCCGTACCCCTCGGTCTGCTGATCGGCTGGTACCGGCCTGTCGCCGCTCTGCTCGGTCCGCTGCTGGAGGTGTTCCGCAGTACCGCCGCGCTGGCCCTGCTCCCGGTCTTCGTCCTGCTGTTGGGCATCGGGGAGACCTCGAAGATCTCCATAGTGGTGTACGCGTGCACCTGGCCGATCCTGCTCAACACGATCAGCGCCGTACGCCATGTCGACCCCACGCTGCTGAAGCTCGCGAAGTCGATGGACCTGTCCACGCCCCGTCTGTTCCAGAAGGTGATCCTGCCGTCCGCCGTGCCGGTGATGTTCACCGGCGTCCGGCTGGCCGGGGCTGTGTCGATCCTGGTGCTGGTCGCCGCCGAGATGATCGGGGCGAAGGCGGGGCTCGGCTATCTGATCAACGCCTCGCAGTACAACTTCGCGATCCCGCAGATGTACGCGGGCATCATCACGATCTCCGCCATCGGCGTGACCTTCAACCAGCTCCTGGTGGCCGTGGAACGCCGGCTCAGTTCCTGGCGCGTGTCCGCCGACGACTGA
- a CDS encoding histidine kinase, with amino-acid sequence MLRDDLRTLWTEPRPPDAPARVRRDWALLAAGLAGVALEATLRENVVWRPVAVVFTVWLCLLPLWRRTRPLAMVTLAFGSVILLPVASLVAVPREPVGLYTGTVVLVLVYALPRWGSGREIVLGGAVILAVGALCVVTDGTSVVEKVAGFVVLLLPGVVGAAVRFRVTARERQLEQVRSREREQLARELHDTVAHHVSAMVIIAQAGRVLAGTDPSAAVEALEGVEEEGARTLEEMRAMVAALRDRGVGAELAPPAGVADLERLVRTPGGRLRVDLGLDGELDALPPAVDAAVYRIVQESVTNALRHAVDATELVVRVAAERHTVRVSVRDDGRRTGRGRDGYGLTGLRERATLLGGTLRAGPGTDRGWHVEAELPRARSESGVHSRPRR; translated from the coding sequence GTGCTCCGAGACGACCTGCGAACCCTGTGGACCGAACCCCGGCCGCCCGACGCGCCCGCCCGGGTGCGGCGGGACTGGGCGCTTCTCGCCGCGGGCCTTGCCGGTGTGGCGCTGGAGGCCACCCTGCGCGAGAACGTCGTGTGGCGGCCGGTGGCGGTGGTGTTCACCGTATGGCTGTGCCTGCTGCCCCTGTGGCGCCGGACCCGCCCGCTGGCGATGGTGACGCTGGCGTTCGGCTCGGTGATCCTGCTTCCGGTGGCCTCGCTCGTCGCCGTACCGCGCGAGCCCGTCGGCCTGTACACCGGCACGGTCGTGCTCGTGCTGGTGTACGCGCTGCCCCGGTGGGGATCGGGACGCGAGATCGTGCTGGGCGGCGCGGTGATCCTCGCGGTCGGCGCGCTGTGTGTCGTCACGGACGGGACCTCGGTCGTCGAAAAGGTCGCGGGCTTCGTCGTCCTCCTGCTGCCCGGCGTGGTCGGGGCTGCCGTGCGGTTCCGGGTGACCGCTCGCGAGCGGCAGTTGGAGCAGGTGCGCTCCCGCGAGCGCGAGCAGCTCGCCCGGGAACTGCACGACACGGTGGCCCACCACGTGTCGGCCATGGTGATCATCGCCCAGGCGGGCCGGGTGCTCGCGGGCACCGACCCGTCCGCCGCCGTCGAGGCGCTGGAGGGGGTCGAGGAGGAAGGGGCGCGCACGCTGGAGGAAATGCGCGCCATGGTCGCCGCGCTGCGCGACCGCGGGGTCGGCGCCGAGCTGGCGCCCCCTGCCGGAGTCGCGGATCTGGAGCGCCTGGTGCGCACCCCGGGGGGTCGCCTCAGGGTCGACCTGGGGCTCGACGGCGAGCTGGACGCGCTGCCCCCGGCCGTGGACGCGGCGGTCTACCGGATCGTGCAGGAGTCGGTGACCAACGCGCTGCGCCATGCGGTCGACGCGACCGAGCTCGTGGTTCGGGTCGCCGCGGAACGGCACACGGTACGGGTGAGCGTGCGCGACGACGGCCGGCGCACCGGCCGGGGTCGCGACGGATACGGACTTACCGGATTGCGCGAGCGCGCGACCCTGCTCGGCGGCACACTACGAGCCGGCCCGGGTACCGACCGGGGCTGGCATGTCGAAGCCGAACTGCCGAGAGCGAGGAGCGAGAGCGGTGTCCATTCGCGTCCTCGTCGCTGA
- a CDS encoding ABC transporter substrate-binding protein yields the protein MTTTASTRRQFLTLLGLSAVAVGCGTTATGAAGKGQTRTLRYQGWAGQVTLPELAEDLGYLEDVKLEWVGNTISGPQDIQSAATGQTDFGGAFNGAVVKLAANKTPIKAVISYYGSDKHAYNGYYVLKDSPIRSARDLTGKKVGMNTLGAHAEAMLDIYLQRGGLPRAEIDKVEPLVVPPVNTEQSLRQRQIDVAVLGGILRDKALASGGIRPLFTDFDLLGAFSAGTYVMTDRFLKQNPDTARTFVTAVGRAIEWSRSTPHAEVIARMTEIVKKRGRNEDTTPLKYWRSYGVAETAGRITGKELQLWIDWLGERGDIRKGEVTLSDLYTNEFNTAGGGGTAPASPSSSASTSGS from the coding sequence ATGACTACGACGGCGTCGACGCGACGACAGTTCCTCACTCTGCTCGGTCTCTCCGCGGTCGCGGTTGGCTGCGGCACGACTGCAACGGGAGCCGCCGGCAAGGGCCAGACCCGGACGCTGCGGTATCAGGGCTGGGCAGGACAGGTCACCTTGCCGGAGCTGGCCGAGGACCTCGGCTATCTGGAGGATGTGAAGCTGGAGTGGGTCGGCAACACGATCAGCGGGCCGCAGGACATCCAGTCCGCGGCCACCGGGCAGACGGACTTCGGCGGTGCTTTCAACGGCGCGGTCGTCAAACTGGCGGCGAACAAGACCCCCATCAAAGCTGTCATCAGCTACTACGGCTCCGACAAGCACGCCTACAACGGCTACTACGTTCTCAAGGACAGCCCGATCCGCTCCGCCCGCGATCTGACCGGCAAGAAGGTCGGGATGAACACCCTCGGAGCACACGCGGAGGCCATGCTCGACATCTATCTCCAGCGAGGCGGCCTGCCCCGGGCGGAGATCGACAAGGTCGAGCCTCTGGTGGTGCCTCCGGTGAACACAGAGCAGTCGCTGCGCCAGAGGCAGATCGACGTGGCCGTACTCGGCGGCATTCTGCGCGACAAGGCCCTGGCATCCGGGGGAATTCGGCCGCTCTTCACGGACTTCGACCTGCTCGGCGCCTTCAGCGCCGGCACCTACGTGATGACGGACCGCTTCCTCAAGCAGAACCCCGACACGGCCCGGACGTTCGTCACCGCGGTGGGGCGGGCCATCGAGTGGTCGCGCAGCACTCCGCATGCGGAGGTCATCGCTCGGATGACGGAGATCGTGAAGAAGCGCGGACGCAACGAGGACACCACACCCTTGAAGTACTGGCGGTCCTACGGCGTCGCCGAGACGGCAGGCCGCATCACCGGCAAGGAACTCCAGCTCTGGATCGACTGGTTGGGCGAGCGCGGCGACATCCGGAAGGGCGAGGTCACATTGAGCGACCTCTACACCAATGAGTTCAACACCGCCGGTGGGGGCGGCACAGCACCCGCCTCACCGTCCTCCTCCGCTTCGACGAGCGGGAGCTGA
- a CDS encoding putative leader peptide, whose amino-acid sequence MRTLNHAGRPLPLLTSRRHIDLGRTSSAICQPV is encoded by the coding sequence ATGCGAACGCTGAACCACGCAGGTCGTCCGCTTCCCCTTCTAACCTCTCGCCGCCATATCGACCTCGGCCGTACGTCCAGCGCCATCTGTCAGCCTGTCTGA
- a CDS encoding ferredoxin family protein, which yields MIELVSAERCITCDKCIRVCPTDVFDRGADGIPVLARRDDCQTCFQCEANCPADALYVAPQTRPLPDDPTARDEEHLARTGLLGSYRRHIGWGHGRTPGALRAVGPSLGPPGAKGASLPITS from the coding sequence GTGATCGAACTGGTCTCGGCGGAACGCTGTATCACCTGCGACAAGTGCATCAGGGTCTGCCCCACCGACGTCTTCGACCGGGGTGCGGACGGCATCCCGGTGCTCGCCCGCCGCGACGACTGCCAGACCTGCTTCCAGTGCGAGGCGAACTGCCCGGCCGACGCGTTGTACGTCGCGCCCCAGACCCGCCCGCTGCCCGACGACCCCACCGCCCGCGACGAGGAGCACCTGGCCCGTACCGGCCTGCTCGGCAGCTATCGCCGCCACATCGGCTGGGGACACGGCCGCACACCCGGCGCGCTGCGAGCCGTCGGGCCTTCCCTCGGCCCACCAGGGGCCAAGGGCGCCTCACTGCCCATCACCTCCTGA